The following are from one region of the Polyangiaceae bacterium genome:
- a CDS encoding bifunctional GNAT family N-acetyltransferase/carbon-nitrogen hydrolase family protein, with product MKPWKQDQFESQIEQFPEGQICIEMDGKIVASSSSLIVDFDLYDEWQNWAVIADNGYIRNHDPDGNTMYGIEIMVDPDYRGFRLSRRLYDARKHIARDKNLQRIIIGGRIPGYHRHAAELTAREYVDKVIAKELVDPVLTAQLANGFMLESLIPEYLPVDKESMGFATFLEWVNFDYRQDRRRRWRAVEIVRVAVVQYQMRPVSSFDEFVQGLGYFVDVAADAQSDFVVFPELITTQLLGLYPGLRPGLAVRKLDEHTQAFVEHFRRLAIRYNVNIVAGSHFTVEDGNLYNTGYLFHRDGRMQRQQKLHITPAERRWWGVSPGKNLAVFDTDSGKVAILLCYDVQFPELGRIAAKKGAHILFVPFNTDDRNGYLRVRNCARARCIENHVYAVLSGATGNLPFIENADTHYAQSGVFTPHDYPFSRDGIAGECSPDEETVMIHDLDIELLRRHRYRGTTTNLSDRRLDLYTVRYKDGEETKEL from the coding sequence ATGAAGCCGTGGAAGCAGGACCAATTCGAGAGCCAGATCGAGCAGTTTCCGGAGGGGCAGATCTGCATCGAGATGGACGGCAAGATCGTCGCCTCGTCCAGCAGCCTGATCGTCGACTTCGACCTGTACGACGAGTGGCAGAACTGGGCGGTCATCGCCGACAACGGCTACATCCGCAATCACGACCCGGACGGCAACACCATGTACGGCATCGAGATCATGGTCGACCCGGACTACCGCGGGTTTCGCCTCTCGCGCCGGCTGTACGACGCGCGCAAGCACATCGCGCGGGACAAGAACCTGCAGCGCATCATCATCGGCGGCCGCATCCCGGGCTATCACCGGCACGCCGCCGAGCTGACGGCGCGGGAGTACGTCGACAAGGTGATCGCCAAGGAGCTGGTGGACCCGGTGCTCACGGCCCAGCTCGCCAATGGCTTCATGCTCGAGAGTCTGATTCCCGAGTATTTGCCGGTGGACAAGGAGTCCATGGGCTTTGCCACGTTCTTGGAGTGGGTGAACTTCGACTACCGGCAGGATCGGCGTCGGCGCTGGCGCGCGGTGGAGATCGTGCGCGTGGCGGTGGTGCAGTACCAGATGCGTCCGGTCTCCTCCTTCGACGAGTTCGTGCAGGGGCTCGGCTACTTCGTGGACGTAGCCGCGGATGCGCAGTCGGACTTCGTGGTGTTTCCGGAGCTCATCACCACGCAGCTCCTGGGACTCTATCCGGGGCTCCGACCGGGGCTCGCGGTGCGCAAGCTCGACGAGCATACGCAAGCGTTCGTGGAGCACTTTCGGAGGCTCGCGATCCGCTACAACGTGAACATCGTGGCCGGCTCTCACTTCACGGTGGAAGACGGCAACCTGTACAACACGGGCTACCTCTTCCACCGCGATGGCCGCATGCAACGCCAGCAAAAGCTGCACATCACGCCGGCGGAGCGGCGCTGGTGGGGCGTGAGCCCGGGCAAGAACCTGGCAGTGTTCGACACGGACAGCGGCAAGGTGGCGATCTTGCTCTGCTACGACGTGCAGTTCCCGGAGCTCGGGCGCATCGCGGCCAAGAAGGGCGCGCACATCCTGTTCGTGCCTTTCAACACGGACGACCGCAACGGGTACCTGCGGGTGCGGAACTGTGCTCGCGCGCGCTGCATCGAGAACCACGTTTATGCGGTGCTCTCCGGCGCCACGGGCAACCTGCCGTTCATCGAGAACGCCGACACCCACTACGCCCAATCCGGCGTGTTCACGCCCCACGACTATCCCTTCAGCCGTGACGGCATCGCCGGGGAGTGCTCGCCGGACGAGGAGACCGTGATGATCCACGATCTGGACATCGAGCTCTTGCGCCGGCACCGCTACCGCGGCACCACCACGAACCTCTCGGATCGGCGTTTGGACCTCTACACCGTCCGCTACAAGGACGGCGAGGAGACGAAAGAGCTGTGA
- a CDS encoding tetratricopeptide repeat protein — MTRPSLLRIFCVFAVLCLLGEPARAKKPDPGEKFNEGLSLFQAGQHEEAADAFYEAYRARPHAAALYNAGLAWQLAGDLGRAATAYSLALEMKLGDSARADARKRLDELGSSVGRIEVGAPEGATIRSAPFLVHDSSAVFYLSPGKHRIDVKLVSGVWVVRRVVAEAGQTTVVLVEANSSERDPEAVPQHTVSKPKDRAGEPPDRTLGYLALGGAALAAGTATVLGIEALRARDKFDASGHTSESARDRAAKYRLWTNIAWVSAAALGASGAVYLIMIDDDTSGATTEIGVTGRF, encoded by the coding sequence GTGACCCGGCCCTCGCTGCTCCGAATCTTCTGCGTGTTTGCCGTGCTTTGTCTGCTCGGCGAGCCGGCGCGCGCGAAAAAGCCCGACCCGGGCGAGAAGTTCAACGAGGGCCTCTCGCTGTTCCAGGCCGGGCAGCACGAAGAGGCGGCGGACGCGTTCTACGAGGCATACCGCGCTCGCCCCCACGCGGCCGCGCTGTACAACGCGGGGCTTGCCTGGCAGCTCGCGGGGGATCTCGGTCGTGCGGCGACGGCGTACTCGCTGGCGCTCGAGATGAAGCTCGGGGACAGCGCCCGAGCGGACGCGCGCAAGCGGCTGGACGAGCTCGGTTCCTCCGTGGGCCGTATCGAGGTGGGCGCGCCGGAGGGCGCCACCATCCGCTCGGCGCCCTTCTTGGTGCACGACTCTTCCGCGGTGTTCTACCTGAGCCCGGGCAAGCATCGCATCGACGTGAAGCTCGTGAGCGGCGTGTGGGTGGTGCGGCGGGTGGTGGCCGAAGCCGGGCAGACCACGGTGGTGCTGGTGGAAGCGAACAGCTCGGAGCGCGATCCCGAGGCGGTGCCCCAGCACACGGTCAGCAAGCCCAAGGACCGCGCCGGCGAGCCGCCGGATCGCACGCTCGGCTACCTAGCCCTGGGCGGTGCCGCCCTGGCCGCGGGCACGGCCACCGTTCTCGGCATCGAGGCGCTCAGGGCGCGGGACAAGTTCGACGCCTCCGGGCACACCAGCGAGAGCGCCCGCGACCGCGCGGCGAAATACCGGTTGTGGACCAATATCGCTTGGGTCAGCGCGGCGGCCCTCGGCGCTTCCGGCGCCGTGTACCTCATCATGATCGACGACGACACCAGTGGAGCGACTACCGAGATCGGCGTGACTGGGCGCTTCTGA
- a CDS encoding cation:proton antiporter, with protein sequence MHELDTALALLGLVMLLLGATSGLVKSRWYVSEPVLALAVGIVAGPCTGLLRVPPDAFGFLEQACRLTLAVAVLATALRLPAGFIWRRRRSVGVMIGLLMPGMWLVTSLLAYLIVGLSLPEAAVVGAVLTPTDPVIASSILTGALAEENLPARLRHTLSAEAGANDALASPLVLLPLIFVADAGSSSLTSWCFDALVKGVVVGGVMGGLVGYATGRAVLWVRGRFESEPVSHLSVSLAMAALLVGSLSLVGSNELWGVFVAGIAFRSVTHDAPELRAENIHQTLERMFLLPVFVLFGALLPYASWLKLGSLGLLFAVSVLLLRRLPLMLLLHRTAATISTPREARFAGWFGPIGIAALYYATLIARRAERPELFALASLVVTGSVFAHGVSATWLVKRFGQRQPGSAQGPVRTNRGTRQAETGSAPSRASPFS encoded by the coding sequence ATGCACGAGCTCGACACGGCGCTGGCTTTGCTGGGGCTGGTGATGCTGCTCCTCGGTGCGACCTCTGGACTCGTCAAGAGCCGCTGGTACGTTTCGGAGCCAGTGTTGGCCTTGGCCGTTGGCATCGTTGCAGGTCCGTGCACGGGCCTGTTGCGAGTGCCGCCGGACGCCTTCGGCTTTCTGGAGCAGGCCTGCCGCCTTACTCTTGCTGTCGCGGTGCTGGCGACCGCTCTCCGCTTGCCGGCGGGATTCATTTGGCGCCGTCGGCGCAGCGTGGGCGTGATGATCGGACTCTTGATGCCCGGCATGTGGCTAGTCACCTCCCTGCTGGCGTACCTGATCGTCGGCCTTTCCCTACCGGAGGCCGCAGTGGTCGGTGCCGTCTTGACGCCAACGGACCCCGTGATTGCCAGCTCAATCCTGACCGGCGCGCTCGCGGAGGAGAACCTGCCAGCTCGGCTGCGACACACGCTCTCGGCGGAGGCCGGCGCCAACGACGCTCTCGCCAGTCCGCTGGTGCTTCTTCCGCTCATCTTTGTCGCAGATGCGGGCTCCTCGTCACTGACAAGTTGGTGCTTCGACGCCTTGGTGAAGGGAGTCGTCGTCGGCGGCGTCATGGGCGGGCTCGTCGGATACGCGACGGGTCGGGCCGTGTTGTGGGTTCGCGGTCGCTTCGAGAGCGAGCCGGTTTCTCACCTGAGCGTGTCCTTGGCGATGGCCGCGCTGCTGGTCGGTAGTCTGTCTTTGGTGGGCTCGAACGAGCTGTGGGGGGTGTTCGTGGCTGGCATCGCGTTTCGCTCGGTCACCCACGATGCTCCCGAGCTGCGGGCGGAGAACATTCACCAGACGCTGGAGCGCATGTTCCTGCTTCCGGTGTTCGTGTTGTTTGGTGCCTTGCTACCCTATGCTTCGTGGCTGAAGTTGGGCTCCTTGGGGCTCCTGTTCGCGGTCAGCGTGCTGCTGCTGCGGAGGCTGCCACTGATGCTGCTGCTTCACCGCACGGCAGCGACGATTTCGACCCCTCGCGAAGCGCGCTTCGCTGGCTGGTTCGGCCCGATTGGCATCGCCGCGCTCTATTATGCCACTCTGATCGCGCGGCGTGCCGAGCGCCCAGAGCTGTTCGCGCTGGCAAGTCTGGTAGTGACCGGATCGGTCTTCGCACACGGCGTCAGCGCTACGTGGCTGGTCAAGCGTTTCGGTCAGAGGCAGCCGGGTAGCGCCCAAGGCCCTGTCCGGACGAACCGAGGGACGCGGCAAGCGGAGACCGGGTCGGCTCCCTCTCGAGCTTCTCCGTTCTCGTGA
- a CDS encoding NAD(P)-dependent oxidoreductase, protein MPNLQGKTLFITGASRGIGLAIALRAAKDGANVAVVAKTAEPNPKLPGTVYSAVEEIEKAGGKGLACICDIRFEEQVLEAVKKTVDTFGGIDVLVNNASAISLTGTLSTPMKRYDLMHQINTRGTFLCSQACIPHLKKSATPHILNLSPPLNMEARWFGPHVAYTMAKFGMSMCVLGMADEFKGEIAVNALWPRTAIATAAVQNLLGGEDAMERCRKPEIMADAAYAILTKGVDYSGNFCIDETVLREAGVTDFDQYANVPGQELLPDFFV, encoded by the coding sequence ATGCCGAATCTCCAGGGAAAGACGCTGTTCATCACCGGCGCCAGCCGAGGGATCGGGCTCGCCATCGCGCTCAGAGCGGCCAAAGATGGCGCCAACGTCGCGGTGGTCGCCAAGACCGCGGAGCCGAATCCCAAGTTGCCGGGCACGGTGTACAGCGCTGTGGAAGAGATCGAGAAAGCCGGCGGCAAGGGCCTCGCCTGCATCTGCGACATTCGCTTCGAGGAGCAGGTCCTCGAGGCGGTCAAGAAGACCGTCGACACCTTCGGTGGCATCGACGTCTTGGTGAACAACGCCAGCGCCATCAGCCTCACGGGCACGCTGTCCACGCCGATGAAGCGCTATGATCTGATGCACCAAATCAACACCCGCGGCACCTTCCTGTGCTCGCAAGCGTGCATCCCGCACCTGAAGAAGAGCGCCACCCCCCACATCCTCAACCTCTCGCCGCCGCTCAACATGGAGGCGCGCTGGTTCGGCCCTCACGTGGCGTACACCATGGCCAAGTTCGGCATGAGCATGTGCGTGCTGGGGATGGCGGACGAGTTCAAGGGGGAGATCGCCGTGAACGCCTTGTGGCCGCGCACCGCCATCGCCACCGCTGCCGTGCAGAACCTCTTGGGTGGAGAAGACGCGATGGAGCGCTGTCGCAAGCCCGAGATCATGGCGGACGCCGCCTACGCGATCCTGACCAAGGGCGTGGACTACAGCGGCAACTTCTGCATCGACGAGACCGTCTTGAGGGAGGCTGGGGTCACGGACTTCGACCAGTACGCCAATGTTCCGGGGCAGGAGCTGCTCCCGGACTTCTTCGTGTGA
- a CDS encoding protein kinase: MARQRKQLIGGRYRLDERLGRGGMGSVYRAFDTSRKRTVALKLLEHAKDDERQARSELRFRREFATLTAHRHPRIVEVFGFGVDPEGPYYTMELMDGEDLRHVRDLAVGDAVKLFADVASALAFLHDRGVVHRDVAPRNVRCTKDGRAKLLDFGVVVDAGYAGDLAGTPGYVAPEALYGLPLDGRSDLFGFGVLAYFALTHQLPFPCRSFEEQVDAMRTAPERLSKLRPDVPKALEDLIGQCLRLEARARPSSAAELLERLSAITPLSDVVARFEARGYLHTAALVGREQEMAQARQYAGAASRGHGAALFMEAETGAGKSRLLREIALQAQLDGFLVATASAELTTPRAFGVAADLLAALATARPQTVRPLLERRADELCRVLPGLAGRLGKGRPAVDPAEERMRVLAAIFDLIQELSRGEPVALFVDDVQRADEASTMALAALARSSDESRLFLVISKRSGERVRAPLAVEALLEASSQQLAVRGFDEGTILELVESTFGKVPHEKRLAALLYEKTGGSPLFCTELLRHLVDTDALHYSDGQWLLDAEIDLDELPSGLAQTIETRLNQLDEPTRRVAEVLAVVGGEMPLELCVQAGANEGEAFEALDALSRQGTLVGDGQSYRFRHDAWREALIRSLSESEKRTLHLRIGEYFLSAGRRREAGFHLYAAGDDARSAALLEEVGTELYDAQALADCLEPLESALRALQRSGAPITRMMHLQVMLLSAGWVVDHRVGGRWAAPAMIAYSRQAGLSMAARLRPLLGKHLALSFGVTLAVLRWLLTGARGPNPLAALTTFAFTLGYACGLANAKNRLEELESLVALSEPLGIFKKRVPYATYLAAHAFPQILLGHLEHAARNLTTCLGIIQEDHLSPATETQRRFAETAVRGLRALVDVNQFEPRLEEDLTRLDEMGFRYYQLVANTTRIVAYRYRGEESKATELEEAIETQCLELGSWSTDVQALLFAHPAYALCNDVLGLKRSLAALTHWSREGFSFEARIVVTRAEYQRARGRPERGLEALRQLCDELQERDALMQQWARSALAECAFAAGHLGEAEAAAREVLRRGDAPGQRVVLPYLRVHRVLGLCLAKAGEPERALEVIDRGLRMAEEREIPPLAGALHVARARIARESGDSLAFEVARAKASEWLEPTKNSSLLRLLDQLSDSWSEDRGEVLEAASSTTSEVTRVADVRSAQSRRSR, encoded by the coding sequence GTGGCTCGGCAGCGCAAACAGCTCATCGGCGGTCGTTACCGTCTCGACGAGCGCCTTGGCCGCGGGGGCATGGGCTCGGTGTATCGCGCCTTCGACACCAGCCGGAAGCGCACGGTTGCCCTCAAGCTACTGGAACACGCCAAGGACGACGAACGACAGGCCCGAAGCGAGCTACGGTTCCGGCGCGAGTTCGCCACGCTGACGGCGCATCGTCACCCGCGCATCGTCGAGGTCTTCGGCTTCGGAGTCGACCCGGAGGGCCCTTATTACACGATGGAGCTGATGGACGGTGAGGATCTACGACACGTGCGAGATCTGGCCGTCGGTGACGCGGTGAAACTGTTCGCGGACGTGGCGTCTGCTCTCGCGTTCCTGCACGACCGCGGTGTCGTCCATCGTGACGTGGCACCACGCAACGTGCGCTGCACCAAAGATGGTCGCGCCAAGCTGCTCGACTTCGGCGTGGTGGTAGACGCGGGCTACGCCGGCGATCTCGCGGGCACGCCGGGCTACGTGGCACCAGAAGCGCTCTACGGATTGCCCTTGGATGGACGCTCGGACCTGTTCGGCTTCGGTGTGCTCGCGTACTTCGCGCTGACCCATCAGCTGCCGTTCCCCTGCCGCAGCTTCGAAGAGCAGGTCGATGCCATGCGCACGGCACCCGAGCGCTTGTCCAAGCTGCGCCCGGACGTACCAAAAGCTCTCGAGGATCTGATCGGACAGTGTCTTCGTTTGGAGGCCCGCGCTCGGCCATCGAGCGCGGCCGAGCTGCTAGAGCGGCTTTCGGCGATCACACCGCTGTCCGACGTCGTGGCCCGCTTCGAGGCGCGCGGCTATCTGCACACCGCCGCGCTCGTCGGTCGCGAGCAGGAAATGGCCCAGGCGCGGCAGTACGCTGGAGCTGCCTCCCGCGGGCACGGGGCTGCGCTGTTCATGGAGGCCGAGACCGGCGCCGGCAAGTCTCGCTTGCTGCGGGAGATCGCGCTGCAGGCGCAACTCGACGGCTTCTTGGTGGCCACCGCCTCCGCGGAGCTGACCACGCCGCGAGCGTTCGGCGTCGCCGCGGATCTGCTCGCAGCCCTCGCGACGGCGCGTCCGCAGACGGTGCGCCCGCTACTGGAAAGGCGCGCGGACGAGCTCTGTCGCGTGCTCCCGGGCCTTGCGGGTCGTCTGGGCAAAGGGCGCCCCGCCGTGGATCCTGCAGAGGAGCGCATGCGAGTGCTCGCTGCGATCTTCGACCTGATCCAAGAGCTATCTCGCGGCGAGCCGGTAGCGCTGTTCGTGGACGACGTCCAGCGGGCGGATGAAGCGAGCACCATGGCCCTGGCCGCGTTGGCTCGGTCCAGCGACGAGAGTCGGCTGTTCTTGGTGATCTCCAAGCGGAGCGGAGAGCGAGTCCGCGCCCCATTGGCGGTGGAGGCGCTGCTCGAGGCGAGCAGCCAGCAGCTTGCCGTGCGCGGCTTCGACGAAGGCACCATCCTCGAGCTGGTGGAGTCCACCTTCGGCAAGGTGCCTCACGAAAAGCGCCTCGCTGCACTGCTCTACGAAAAGACTGGCGGCAGCCCACTGTTCTGTACCGAGCTGCTTCGCCACTTGGTGGACACGGACGCGCTCCACTACTCCGATGGCCAGTGGCTGCTCGACGCTGAGATCGACCTCGACGAGCTGCCGTCGGGCTTGGCTCAGACCATCGAGACACGACTGAATCAGCTCGATGAGCCCACCCGCCGGGTGGCAGAGGTGCTCGCGGTAGTAGGTGGCGAGATGCCCCTCGAGCTGTGCGTTCAGGCCGGCGCGAACGAGGGCGAGGCTTTCGAAGCCCTCGATGCGCTGTCGCGTCAAGGCACGCTCGTGGGCGACGGGCAAAGCTACCGATTCCGGCACGATGCCTGGCGTGAAGCACTGATCCGCAGTCTCTCGGAGAGCGAGAAGCGCACGCTGCATCTTCGCATCGGAGAGTATTTCCTGTCTGCTGGGCGGCGGCGGGAAGCCGGCTTCCACCTGTACGCCGCGGGAGACGACGCGCGCAGCGCCGCTCTGCTCGAAGAAGTGGGCACGGAGCTCTACGACGCCCAGGCCCTCGCGGATTGCCTCGAGCCACTGGAATCCGCGCTACGAGCCCTGCAGCGCTCCGGTGCACCGATCACACGCATGATGCACTTGCAGGTGATGCTCCTGTCGGCGGGGTGGGTGGTGGATCATCGTGTCGGGGGACGTTGGGCGGCACCGGCCATGATCGCCTACAGCCGCCAGGCCGGACTATCGATGGCAGCACGCCTCCGGCCGCTACTCGGCAAGCACTTGGCGCTCAGCTTCGGGGTGACCCTCGCCGTGCTGCGCTGGTTGCTCACTGGAGCGCGGGGACCCAACCCGCTGGCCGCGCTCACCACATTCGCCTTCACGCTGGGGTATGCGTGCGGCCTGGCCAACGCCAAGAACCGTTTGGAGGAGCTGGAATCGTTGGTCGCGTTGTCGGAGCCCCTGGGCATCTTCAAGAAGCGAGTTCCCTACGCGACCTACCTCGCGGCCCACGCCTTCCCCCAGATCCTCCTCGGGCATCTGGAGCACGCCGCGCGCAATCTCACCACCTGCCTGGGCATCATCCAGGAGGATCACCTGTCGCCGGCCACCGAGACCCAGCGGCGCTTCGCCGAGACCGCTGTGCGCGGTCTGCGTGCGCTGGTCGACGTGAACCAGTTCGAGCCGCGCCTCGAGGAGGATCTCACTCGCCTGGACGAGATGGGCTTCCGCTACTACCAGCTCGTCGCCAATACCACGCGTATCGTGGCCTACCGCTATCGGGGGGAAGAATCAAAGGCGACCGAGCTGGAGGAAGCGATCGAGACACAGTGCCTGGAGCTCGGGTCTTGGTCCACCGACGTTCAGGCGTTGCTCTTCGCTCATCCCGCCTACGCCCTGTGCAACGACGTGTTGGGCCTCAAGCGGAGCCTGGCAGCGCTCACGCACTGGTCGCGTGAAGGCTTCAGCTTCGAAGCCCGCATCGTGGTCACCCGCGCGGAGTATCAACGGGCGAGAGGTCGTCCAGAGCGCGGTTTGGAGGCTCTGCGCCAACTGTGTGACGAGCTCCAAGAGCGCGATGCCCTGATGCAGCAGTGGGCCCGCTCGGCCTTGGCGGAGTGCGCCTTCGCGGCGGGCCACTTGGGGGAGGCGGAAGCCGCCGCGCGGGAGGTCCTCCGGCGCGGGGATGCGCCAGGGCAACGAGTGGTGCTTCCCTACCTCCGCGTCCACCGTGTGCTGGGCCTGTGCTTGGCCAAGGCGGGAGAACCGGAGCGCGCGCTGGAGGTCATCGATCGTGGTCTTCGCATGGCGGAGGAGCGCGAGATCCCCCCGCTGGCCGGCGCGCTACACGTGGCGCGCGCGCGAATCGCCCGGGAGTCTGGAGACTCCCTCGCCTTCGAGGTCGCCCGCGCAAAGGCGTCCGAGTGGCTAGAACCCACCAAGAACTCCTCGCTGCTGCGCCTCTTGGACCAGCTTTCCGACAGCTGGAGCGAAGACCGGGGAGAAGTCTTGGAAGCAGCGTCCAGCACGACGTCCGAGGTCACTCGAGTAGCAGACGTCAGAAGCGCCCAGTCACGCCGATCTCGGTAG
- a CDS encoding prenyltransferase, with translation MTTFPTPLSRWRYALKPASWPKLLVPALLGVAIGALDAAHVSGRGVAFGALFVVFDLCAIVLLNDWADRDVDRIKRQMFPKGCSPKTIPDGILPAHHVLFAGIAAALAALIVGVVGAVWLGLPGAAVGGVIGVGIFIAYSLPPLRLNYRGGGELLEMAGVGVALPWLEAHFVSGRLLTPADALLIGFVPLCLASAIASGLSDEVSDRRGGKRTVASVFGNRLARRMVETLVLVGVVLWGLTAVALPSVLPAWIAAPVLVVVLWSFRKLRQESGQATTNAFTPQARYKAHLHHAIWRGATLLAVLTLARPWLPL, from the coding sequence GTGACCACGTTCCCCACACCGCTCTCGCGATGGCGCTACGCGCTGAAACCGGCGAGCTGGCCCAAGCTCCTGGTTCCAGCGCTGCTCGGTGTCGCCATCGGCGCCCTCGATGCCGCGCACGTCAGCGGTCGCGGCGTCGCGTTCGGTGCGCTGTTCGTCGTCTTCGATCTGTGCGCCATCGTGCTGCTGAACGACTGGGCGGATCGCGACGTGGATCGCATCAAGCGTCAGATGTTCCCCAAGGGTTGTTCGCCGAAGACCATCCCGGACGGCATCTTGCCGGCGCACCATGTGTTGTTCGCCGGCATCGCCGCTGCCCTTGCCGCGCTGATCGTGGGCGTGGTTGGCGCCGTGTGGCTGGGGCTCCCGGGGGCCGCGGTCGGGGGCGTCATCGGCGTCGGCATCTTCATCGCGTACTCCCTGCCGCCCTTGCGCCTCAACTACCGCGGCGGGGGCGAGCTCCTGGAGATGGCAGGCGTGGGCGTGGCGCTGCCCTGGCTCGAGGCACACTTCGTGAGCGGCCGCTTGCTCACGCCCGCAGACGCGCTCCTGATCGGCTTCGTGCCGTTGTGTCTCGCCAGCGCCATCGCCAGCGGTCTCAGCGACGAGGTGAGCGATCGTCGGGGTGGCAAGCGCACCGTGGCCAGCGTCTTCGGCAACCGCCTGGCGCGCCGGATGGTGGAGACGCTGGTGCTCGTGGGCGTCGTGCTGTGGGGCCTCACGGCGGTGGCGCTGCCCAGCGTGCTGCCCGCCTGGATCGCCGCGCCGGTGCTGGTCGTCGTGCTGTGGAGCTTTCGCAAGCTCCGCCAGGAGAGCGGGCAGGCGACGACCAACGCCTTCACTCCGCAAGCGCGCTACAAGGCGCATCTCCACCACGCGATCTGGCGGGGTGCCACGCTGCTTGCCGTCCTCACTCTCGCGCGGCCCTGGCTACCGCTCTGA
- a CDS encoding alpha/beta hydrolase family protein — protein sequence MSLVHTWADQAAMQLLPRIKLYRSGFGDRTRLGRWVDEIAEYDRDVELPELSELLGQRERVHGLLRRRRLRFASPAARRLPRESAFIEAELLSPVRHAPRGACVLLAATGEEGFARRRRFAAPLVRAGIAVLSLENPFYGSRRPRGQIGPVLRTVEEQFAMNLSTVDEARALLAWLQRQGHSRLGVSGYSQGGMMAAFVGALSNAPVACVPRGAGDRARAVFMESALSRSVDWAALARDAGSAAEARAHFDRCLEPVRLSRHVAPLSPRSAIVVAARHDGFVPAAESEALHAHWPGSELRMLESGHVTAALFQAREHRHAIVDAFERLNASS from the coding sequence GTGTCGCTCGTCCACACCTGGGCAGACCAAGCCGCCATGCAGCTTCTGCCGCGGATCAAGCTGTATCGCTCGGGTTTCGGGGACCGCACACGGCTTGGACGCTGGGTCGACGAGATTGCGGAGTACGACCGCGACGTGGAGTTGCCGGAGCTATCGGAGCTCCTCGGCCAGCGCGAGCGTGTCCATGGGCTGTTGCGTCGGCGTAGGCTTCGGTTCGCATCCCCAGCTGCGCGGCGCTTGCCTCGGGAGAGCGCGTTCATCGAAGCAGAGCTGCTCTCCCCTGTGCGCCATGCTCCGCGTGGCGCTTGTGTGCTGCTGGCCGCGACCGGAGAGGAAGGATTCGCGCGCCGACGGCGGTTTGCCGCCCCGCTGGTGCGCGCAGGGATCGCCGTGCTGTCACTAGAAAACCCATTCTACGGATCGCGTCGACCTCGCGGGCAGATCGGCCCGGTCCTAAGAACCGTGGAAGAGCAGTTCGCCATGAATCTCTCTACGGTGGACGAAGCTCGGGCGCTGCTCGCCTGGCTCCAGCGCCAGGGCCATTCGCGGCTCGGCGTCAGCGGCTACAGTCAGGGCGGGATGATGGCTGCGTTCGTCGGAGCGCTTTCGAACGCGCCCGTCGCGTGCGTACCCCGCGGCGCGGGAGATCGCGCGCGCGCCGTATTCATGGAGTCCGCCCTCAGCCGCTCGGTGGATTGGGCCGCGTTGGCGCGAGATGCCGGAAGCGCCGCGGAAGCGCGCGCTCACTTCGATCGCTGTCTCGAGCCCGTACGTTTGTCACGCCACGTGGCGCCGCTTTCCCCGCGCTCCGCGATCGTGGTGGCTGCGCGTCACGATGGGTTCGTCCCTGCAGCCGAGAGCGAAGCGCTCCACGCTCACTGGCCGGGGTCCGAGCTGCGCATGCTCGAGTCCGGTCACGTGACGGCGGCGTTGTTTCAGGCGCGCGAACACCGCCACGCGATCGTGGACGCTTTCGAGCGTCTCAACGCGTCGTCGTGA